One Desulfobulbus propionicus DSM 2032 DNA segment encodes these proteins:
- a CDS encoding valine--pyruvate transaminase: MKVSAFGEKLTKGAGILSLMDDLGNALAEGGKIMMGGGNPGHIPQIQELMRERLRMLVEDDQALRKLIGVYDPPRGDGSFRRALAALLRREYGWKIDEDNICLTNGSQGAFFLLFNLLAGKTTQGGNRKILLPLAPEYIGYADLGLSEDFFTSVRPRIELIGDHFFKYRVNFDRIDLTEEIAAICVSRPTNPTGNVLTAEEIAGLSRLAQAHDLPLIIDNAYGLPFPGMIYTEAAPVWGKHLVLCMSLSKFGLPAARTGIVIADQELIRLLSGMNAVVNLATGSLGAMLTTELVESGEIMRLSREVIRPFYQDKMERALARIEETFSGFPYKVHVPEGAMFLWLWFPDLPVSCRQLYERLKARGVVVVAGDYFFPGLTPGWQHARECLRITYAQDDKDVLRGIGIIADEVRSIFSNKHA; encoded by the coding sequence ATGAAAGTATCGGCATTCGGCGAAAAACTGACCAAGGGAGCCGGAATCCTGTCGCTGATGGATGATTTGGGCAATGCCCTGGCCGAAGGCGGCAAGATCATGATGGGCGGGGGCAATCCAGGGCACATCCCGCAAATACAGGAATTGATGCGCGAACGATTGCGGATGCTGGTCGAGGATGACCAGGCATTGCGCAAGCTGATCGGCGTCTACGATCCGCCGAGGGGGGATGGTTCGTTTCGTCGGGCTTTGGCGGCGTTGCTGCGGCGCGAATATGGGTGGAAAATCGACGAGGACAACATCTGTCTGACCAACGGCAGCCAGGGCGCCTTTTTCCTCCTGTTCAATCTCCTGGCCGGCAAGACCACGCAAGGCGGCAACCGAAAAATCCTGCTCCCCCTGGCCCCCGAATACATCGGCTATGCCGATCTCGGCCTGAGCGAAGATTTTTTCACCTCGGTCCGGCCCAGGATCGAGCTGATTGGCGATCATTTCTTCAAATACCGGGTCAATTTCGACCGGATCGACCTCACCGAGGAAATTGCCGCCATCTGCGTCTCCCGGCCGACCAATCCCACCGGCAACGTGCTCACCGCCGAAGAGATCGCCGGTTTATCGCGCCTCGCCCAGGCCCACGACCTCCCCCTGATCATCGACAACGCCTATGGTCTGCCGTTTCCAGGAATGATCTACACCGAGGCCGCGCCGGTGTGGGGCAAGCATCTGGTCCTGTGCATGTCGCTGTCCAAGTTCGGTCTGCCGGCCGCGCGCACCGGGATTGTCATTGCCGACCAGGAGTTGATCCGGTTGCTTTCCGGGATGAATGCCGTGGTCAACCTGGCCACTGGCAGTCTCGGAGCCATGTTGACCACCGAACTGGTCGAATCCGGCGAAATCATGCGCCTGAGCCGTGAGGTGATCCGGCCGTTTTATCAGGACAAAATGGAACGGGCCCTGGCCCGCATCGAAGAAACCTTTAGCGGCTTTCCCTACAAGGTCCATGTGCCCGAAGGCGCCATGTTCCTTTGGTTGTGGTTTCCCGACCTGCCCGTGTCCTGCCGGCAACTGTACGAACGCTTGAAGGCGCGCGGGGTCGTGGTGGTGGCCGGTGATTATTTTTTCCCTGGTCTGACGCCTGGGTGGCAACATGCCCGCGAGTGTTTGCGGATAACCTACGCGCAAGACGATAAGGACGTACTGCGGGGCATCGGGATCATCGCCGACGAGGTCCGGAGTATTTTCTCGAACAAACACGCATAA
- the cls gene encoding cardiolipin synthase, whose translation MTIHRLSCNVTNRLPRSVLVAVAHTTDHDTALVSLNILGTRRAIPSRGMTDAVAWGLTSSLFLTDLAIRVGFSLRVIMRKRAPSVSFAWLAVILLIPFGGAVTYLLFGENRLGERRASRLLKDRQVVREWSSALRERPTIDWTGINPECLPLDRQILATTGIPTMPGNQLELIDTAGCFFSQLIDDIHQARFSCLLEFYILQPGGWVDALIEALLAARQRGVTCRLLLDSIGSKPFLRSAQLARLRDGGVEVAEALPAGLIRALFVRIDLRNHRKIAVIDGEIAYTGSQNLVDPRFFKQNDGVGEWVDAMVRITGPVAELLTAAFMFDWLLERRQCLSEYSGTADIRPVEPSGQALVQLAPSGPGYGEDTIHNLLLTTLYAARREIILTTPYFVPDNAILAALKSAAQRGVAVTIIVPAKNDSRLVQYASRARYDALSRAGVRIMAFSGGLLHTKTITVDGDFCLFGSVNLDMRSFWLNFEMTLFIYDKTFTAKVRALQQQYLRETTEHDVEIFQARSFGQRLLENIALLVSPLL comes from the coding sequence TTGACCATCCATCGGCTTTCATGCAACGTTACCAACCGGTTGCCACGGTCCGTCCTGGTAGCCGTCGCGCACACAACAGACCATGATACTGCCCTCGTTTCCCTCAACATCCTCGGCACCCGCCGGGCCATTCCTTCTCGCGGCATGACGGATGCGGTTGCCTGGGGATTGACCTCCTCGCTCTTTTTGACCGATCTCGCCATCCGCGTCGGCTTCTCGCTGCGGGTGATCATGCGCAAGCGAGCCCCCAGCGTTTCCTTTGCCTGGCTGGCGGTCATTCTCCTCATCCCCTTCGGCGGCGCCGTCACCTACCTGTTGTTTGGCGAGAACCGGCTCGGTGAACGGCGGGCCAGTCGCCTGCTCAAGGATCGGCAGGTCGTGCGCGAGTGGTCCAGCGCCCTGCGGGAGCGGCCGACAATCGACTGGACCGGAATCAATCCGGAATGTTTGCCCCTGGACCGGCAGATCCTGGCCACCACCGGCATTCCGACCATGCCCGGCAACCAGCTGGAACTGATCGACACCGCCGGCTGTTTTTTCTCCCAACTGATCGACGATATCCATCAGGCCCGCTTCTCCTGCTTGCTGGAGTTTTACATCCTCCAACCGGGAGGCTGGGTGGATGCGCTGATCGAGGCGCTGCTGGCCGCGCGACAACGCGGCGTCACTTGCCGGCTGCTGCTCGACAGTATTGGTTCCAAACCTTTTCTCCGCAGTGCGCAACTGGCTCGTCTGCGCGACGGCGGAGTCGAGGTGGCCGAGGCCCTGCCCGCCGGATTGATCCGAGCCCTGTTTGTCCGCATTGACCTGCGCAATCACCGCAAGATCGCGGTGATCGACGGCGAAATCGCCTACACCGGCAGTCAGAATCTGGTCGATCCCCGTTTCTTCAAACAAAACGACGGGGTTGGCGAATGGGTGGACGCCATGGTCCGGATCACCGGCCCGGTAGCGGAACTGCTGACGGCGGCCTTTATGTTTGATTGGCTGCTCGAGCGCCGGCAATGCCTGAGCGAATACAGCGGAACCGCCGATATCCGCCCGGTTGAGCCGAGCGGACAGGCCCTGGTGCAACTGGCGCCTTCCGGGCCGGGATATGGCGAGGACACCATCCACAATCTGCTGCTCACCACCCTGTATGCGGCGCGGCGGGAGATCATTCTCACCACCCCCTATTTCGTGCCGGACAATGCCATTTTGGCGGCGCTCAAATCGGCGGCGCAGCGGGGCGTTGCCGTGACCATCATTGTTCCGGCAAAAAATGACTCCCGCCTGGTGCAGTACGCCAGTCGGGCCCGCTACGATGCCCTGAGCCGGGCCGGCGTGCGAATCATGGCCTTTTCCGGCGGTCTGCTGCACACCAAGACCATCACCGTGGACGGCGATTTCTGCCTGTTTGGCTCGGTCAACCTCGACATGCGCAGTTTTTGGTTGAATTTTGAAATGACCCTGTTCATCTATGACAAGACATTCACCGCCAAGGTCCGCGCCTTGCAGCAGCAGTATCTTCGCGAGACCACCGAGCACGACGTCGAAATCTTTCAGGCCCGTTCCTTTGGCCAGCGATTGCTGGAAAACATCGCCCTGCTGGTGAGCCCGCTGCTCTGA
- a CDS encoding SixA phosphatase family protein has protein sequence MRSVNTSPVEQRLLLICRHAKSSWHDATLGDFDRPLNKRGQRDAPEMGRRLLRRGIRPDLIMASPAARAKATAVHYATQLGYPLARLQYNPIQYTATVPQLLGLVHTAATAVHTLLLVGHNPESTALANMLGGLAIDNIPTSGIVALEFALASWRELTAGAGTLLFFDYPKNHG, from the coding sequence ATGAGATCCGTGAACACCTCCCCCGTTGAACAGCGACTGCTGCTGATTTGCCGCCATGCCAAATCAAGCTGGCATGATGCGACGCTGGGTGATTTCGACCGCCCGCTCAACAAGCGCGGCCAGCGAGACGCGCCGGAAATGGGCAGACGGCTGCTGCGACGCGGTATTCGGCCGGATCTGATCATGGCCAGCCCGGCAGCGCGGGCCAAGGCCACCGCAGTCCACTATGCGACCCAATTGGGCTATCCCCTTGCCCGCCTGCAATACAACCCGATCCAATACACGGCCACGGTGCCGCAACTGCTCGGCCTGGTGCACACGGCGGCCACTGCGGTCCACACCTTGCTGCTGGTCGGTCATAACCCGGAGAGCACGGCGTTGGCTAATATGCTTGGGGGGTTGGCGATCGACAACATCCCCACCAGCGGTATCGTGGCCCTGGAGTTCGCCCTCGCTTCCTGGCGGGAATTGACGGCGGGCGCAGGCACTCTCCTGTTTTTTGATTATCCGAAAAACCATGGCTGA
- a CDS encoding metallophosphoesterase family protein, with translation MKILLISDIHGNYPALEAVARAATPLACDHVLNCGDSLVYAPFANETLDWLRRHQVFTIRGNTDDRVIKLLKGKQFKKPSKAEKRIMYTSTAAVLSPENQTFLLELKKKKLLRLGQTFIGLFHGSPDDHEEFLGADTPEKRFKELAKETNCEVVVTGHSHSPYHRYVNGVHFINPGSVGRMFDGCPDASYAILELAHGRISVRHHRCPYDVEAVAKALRDHQLPPIYEEMFRTGRKLGL, from the coding sequence ATGAAAATCTTGCTGATCAGTGATATCCATGGCAATTATCCGGCTCTCGAGGCGGTTGCTCGGGCAGCGACGCCGCTGGCCTGCGACCATGTGCTCAACTGCGGCGATTCGCTTGTCTATGCCCCCTTTGCCAATGAAACCCTGGATTGGCTGCGCCGCCATCAAGTGTTTACCATCCGTGGCAATACCGACGATCGGGTGATCAAGCTGCTCAAGGGAAAGCAGTTCAAAAAGCCGTCCAAGGCCGAAAAACGGATCATGTACACCAGCACCGCGGCGGTGCTCTCCCCCGAGAACCAGACCTTTTTGCTGGAACTGAAAAAAAAGAAACTGCTGCGTCTCGGCCAAACCTTTATCGGCCTGTTTCACGGCAGCCCCGACGATCATGAGGAATTTCTCGGTGCCGACACGCCGGAAAAGCGCTTCAAGGAACTGGCCAAGGAAACCAACTGCGAGGTGGTCGTGACCGGCCATTCCCATTCCCCCTATCATCGCTACGTGAACGGGGTGCATTTCATCAATCCGGGTTCGGTGGGACGAATGTTTGACGGCTGTCCCGATGCCTCCTACGCCATTCTCGAGCTGGCCCATGGCCGGATATCGGTCCGCCATCATCGCTGTCCCTACGATGTCGAGGCCGTGGCCAAGGCTCTCCGCGACCACCAGTTGCCGCCCATCTACGAGGAGATGTTTCGCACCGGCCGCAAACTCGGTCTGTAG
- the argJ gene encoding bifunctional glutamate N-acetyltransferase/amino-acid acetyltransferase ArgJ, with translation MQVKGFSAAAVAAGIRYAGRLDLGMIFSRTPAVTAGTFTTSRVKAAPLLLDMERLRSGRAQAVLVNSGNANACTGQEGLDLAQATSALAARELGIDESLVQVASTGVIGQQLRTEPFAQAMPQLVAQLSEDGFEELARAIMTTDLVPKVATATVLFDDAEVSILGVAKGSGMIMPNMATMLCFVVTDAHIAYPLLDRLVKSGVERSFNRITVDGDTSTNDMVLVMANGEAGNALIDDPDRPEARLFGEALSGVFKDLALKIVADGEGATKMVTIRVTGARTDQEALDAARTIANSPLVKTAFFGEDANWGRIIAALGRSQCHFDQHRVAISFDAVRLVENGLYTGAEAEAAATAVLKQRQFTVTIDLSEGEGEAEMYTCDFSYDYVKINADYRS, from the coding sequence ATGCAGGTAAAAGGATTTTCCGCAGCTGCGGTCGCCGCCGGAATCCGGTACGCCGGCCGGCTTGATCTTGGGATGATTTTTTCTCGGACCCCGGCGGTCACCGCCGGCACCTTCACCACCAGCAGGGTCAAGGCCGCGCCTCTCCTGCTCGACATGGAACGTTTGCGTTCGGGCCGCGCCCAGGCGGTGCTGGTGAACAGCGGCAATGCCAACGCCTGCACCGGCCAGGAAGGGCTCGATCTGGCTCAAGCCACCAGTGCTTTGGCCGCGCGCGAACTGGGAATCGACGAATCGCTGGTGCAGGTAGCCTCGACCGGGGTGATCGGCCAGCAGTTGCGGACCGAACCTTTTGCCCAGGCCATGCCGCAGTTGGTGGCGCAACTGTCCGAAGACGGCTTTGAAGAGCTTGCCCGCGCCATCATGACCACCGATCTGGTACCCAAGGTGGCCACCGCCACGGTGCTGTTCGACGATGCCGAGGTGTCGATTCTCGGCGTGGCCAAGGGTTCAGGGATGATCATGCCCAATATGGCCACCATGCTTTGCTTTGTGGTCACCGATGCGCACATCGCCTATCCGCTGCTCGACCGGCTGGTCAAATCCGGGGTGGAACGGAGCTTCAATCGGATCACCGTCGATGGCGACACCTCGACCAACGACATGGTCCTGGTCATGGCCAACGGCGAGGCTGGCAACGCCCTGATCGATGATCCTGATCGGCCCGAGGCCCGCCTGTTTGGCGAGGCCTTGAGCGGGGTTTTCAAGGACTTGGCGCTGAAAATCGTGGCCGACGGCGAAGGAGCGACCAAAATGGTGACCATCAGGGTGACCGGCGCGCGCACCGATCAGGAGGCGCTCGATGCGGCCCGCACCATCGCCAACTCGCCGCTGGTCAAGACCGCCTTTTTCGGCGAGGATGCCAACTGGGGACGGATCATCGCCGCCCTGGGTCGGTCCCAATGCCACTTTGATCAGCATCGGGTGGCTATCAGCTTCGACGCGGTTCGGCTGGTGGAAAACGGCCTGTACACCGGAGCCGAGGCCGAGGCAGCTGCCACCGCGGTTCTCAAGCAGCGTCAGTTCACGGTCACGATCGACTTGAGCGAGGGCGAGGGCGAGGCCGAAATGTATACCTGCGATTTTTCCTATGATTACGTGAAGATCAACGCCGATTACCGGAGTTGA
- a CDS encoding C-GCAxxG-C-C family protein, giving the protein MRPDEMREKAIDLFLKRMHCSQVLAMVGQEKLGLNDPSVIKALGAFGGGIGGTGNICGALVGAASVIGSLYSRSNLEEKENPRMWNATKLVMKHFEELTAQHGGINCCQIARVNWMDRDQVKDFYGNPESRRRHCIEVVGETARALGELLDQEAERMAAKEAEKNEAK; this is encoded by the coding sequence ATGCGGCCGGATGAAATGCGGGAAAAAGCGATTGACCTGTTCTTGAAGCGAATGCACTGCAGCCAGGTGCTGGCCATGGTCGGCCAGGAAAAACTGGGGTTGAACGACCCCTCGGTGATCAAGGCACTCGGAGCCTTTGGCGGCGGTATCGGCGGCACGGGCAACATCTGCGGCGCGCTGGTGGGCGCGGCCAGTGTGATTGGCAGCCTGTACAGCCGGAGCAACCTTGAGGAAAAGGAAAATCCCCGGATGTGGAATGCCACCAAGCTGGTGATGAAACATTTCGAGGAACTGACCGCCCAGCACGGCGGCATCAACTGCTGTCAGATCGCCCGGGTCAATTGGATGGATCGGGATCAGGTCAAGGACTTCTATGGCAACCCTGAGAGCCGCAGGCGGCATTGCATCGAGGTTGTTGGCGAGACCGCCAGAGCCCTGGGCGAACTTCTCGATCAGGAAGCCGAACGCATGGCCGCGAAAGAAGCCGAAAAAAACGAAGCCAAATAA
- a CDS encoding GGGtGRT protein encodes MVFFEGYERRIEKINTVLAQWGIASLEEAKAMSVAIGVDVPAIVKNIQPICFDNACWAYTLGAAIALKKGESKAVDIARTLGEGLQAFCIPGSVAEDRKVGIGHGNLASMLLSEETKCFAFLAGHESFAAAEGAIGLARSANKARTEPLRVILNGLGKDAAQIISRINGFTYVQTQFDYAADTLSVVRELAYSTGERGKVRCFGADDVREGVAINHFEGVDVSITGNSTNPTRFQHPVAGTYKKECLEQGKKYFSVASGGGTGRTLHPDNMAAGPASYGMTDTMGRMHSDAQFAGSSSVPAHVEMMGFLGMGNNPMVGASVAVAVAIAGACS; translated from the coding sequence ATGGTTTTTTTTGAAGGATATGAACGCAGAATTGAGAAGATCAACACGGTGCTAGCTCAATGGGGTATTGCCTCGCTGGAGGAGGCCAAAGCCATGAGCGTGGCCATAGGGGTCGATGTTCCAGCCATCGTCAAAAACATCCAGCCAATCTGTTTCGACAACGCCTGTTGGGCTTACACCCTAGGCGCGGCCATTGCCCTCAAAAAAGGGGAAAGCAAGGCGGTGGATATAGCCCGCACCCTGGGCGAGGGTTTGCAGGCCTTCTGTATCCCCGGCTCGGTGGCCGAGGATCGCAAGGTGGGCATCGGCCATGGCAATCTGGCCTCCATGCTCCTTTCCGAAGAAACCAAATGTTTTGCCTTCCTCGCTGGTCATGAATCTTTTGCCGCCGCCGAGGGCGCGATCGGTTTGGCCCGTTCGGCCAACAAGGCTCGCACTGAACCGCTGCGGGTGATCCTCAATGGTTTGGGTAAGGATGCGGCCCAGATCATCTCCCGGATCAACGGCTTCACCTATGTGCAGACCCAGTTCGATTACGCCGCTGACACCCTGAGCGTTGTCCGCGAGCTTGCCTATTCCACAGGCGAGCGAGGCAAGGTGCGCTGCTTTGGCGCTGATGATGTTCGTGAAGGGGTTGCCATCAACCACTTTGAAGGGGTGGATGTGTCCATCACCGGTAATTCGACCAATCCGACCCGCTTTCAGCATCCAGTGGCCGGGACGTACAAGAAAGAATGTCTTGAACAGGGCAAGAAGTATTTCTCCGTGGCTTCTGGCGGCGGCACCGGCCGCACCCTGCACCCCGACAACATGGCCGCCGGACCGGCTTCCTACGGAATGACCGATACTATGGGCAGAATGCATTCCGATGCGCAATTTGCCGGGTCATCCTCAGTTCCAGCTCATGTTGAAATGATGGGCTTCCTTGGCATGGGCAACAATCCCATGGTGGGCGCATCTGTTGCGGTTGCGGTTGCTATCGCTGGAGCCTGTTCGTAA
- a CDS encoding CHAD domain-containing protein — protein sequence MEQLGTDTWSLPDALQLDTLLSALAREFRCASAPEYAARVVYADSFDWRLYQQGYLLHSHGSCWTLYHGDSCAITLQQGGPELKSPCFAQDFPPGQLREMLEPILGIRCLLPLATVSLSGRQFRLLNQDDKTVARLVVERQQPEGLDTAFRLVRLFPVRGYTQELARTRRILEDNGVLQIASPLIGFVEACRVIGRQPLDYTSKFSLELDPDSTARQAMTRIYQALLDTITRNLPGVVNDWDSEFLHDLRVAIRRTRSGLSLVKKVLPEPVTERFKRDFGLLGGLTGPTRDLDVYLLNQTNYLNRLPPALQPGLSAFFADLTLQRQVEQTKLARALRAKKNRAILTAWHRCLHRPDRQPAPLAETPVKELASRIIFRRYKRVLRDGQALNAATPDSEVHRLRIECKKLRYAIEFFSSLYPREDIQVVVRHLKKLQDILGDFNDLSVQQDMLRQTLEKMGAGSRRDLAQAAALGGLMQSLFLEQRELRDHFAEAFDLFIDQETTTLVHDLFRKHEASA from the coding sequence ATGGAACAGCTCGGCACGGATACCTGGTCACTCCCCGACGCGCTGCAGCTTGACACGCTGCTATCTGCCCTGGCGCGGGAGTTCCGCTGCGCGAGCGCGCCCGAATACGCGGCCAGGGTTGTCTATGCCGATTCCTTTGACTGGCGGCTCTATCAGCAAGGCTATTTGCTGCACAGCCACGGTTCCTGCTGGACCCTGTACCATGGCGACAGTTGCGCCATTACCCTGCAACAAGGAGGGCCGGAGCTGAAGTCACCCTGTTTCGCCCAGGATTTTCCCCCTGGCCAACTGCGGGAAATGCTGGAACCGATACTCGGCATCCGTTGCCTGCTGCCTTTGGCAACGGTGTCTCTGAGCGGCCGTCAGTTCCGGCTGCTCAACCAGGATGACAAAACCGTGGCCCGATTGGTGGTCGAGCGTCAGCAACCGGAAGGGCTGGACACGGCGTTCCGGCTGGTGCGGTTGTTCCCCGTGCGCGGCTACACCCAGGAATTGGCTCGTACCCGTCGTATCCTGGAGGATAACGGAGTGCTCCAGATCGCTTCGCCCCTCATCGGTTTCGTGGAGGCTTGCCGCGTCATTGGCCGCCAGCCGCTGGATTATACCTCGAAATTTTCCTTGGAACTCGATCCGGACTCTACCGCCCGCCAGGCCATGACCCGGATCTATCAGGCGTTGCTCGACACGATCACCCGTAACCTCCCTGGTGTGGTGAACGATTGGGACAGCGAGTTCCTCCACGATCTGCGGGTGGCCATCCGCCGCACTCGCTCCGGTCTCAGCCTGGTGAAAAAGGTCTTGCCCGAGCCGGTGACCGAACGCTTCAAGAGGGATTTCGGCTTGCTGGGCGGCCTGACCGGACCGACCCGCGATCTCGACGTTTACCTGCTCAACCAAACAAATTATTTAAATCGGTTGCCGCCGGCCCTGCAACCGGGGTTGAGCGCCTTCTTCGCCGATCTGACCCTTCAGCGCCAGGTGGAACAGACCAAGCTGGCTCGTGCCCTGCGGGCGAAAAAAAACCGGGCGATCCTGACCGCCTGGCATCGTTGCCTGCACCGCCCCGACCGACAGCCGGCCCCCTTGGCGGAAACGCCGGTCAAGGAGCTGGCCAGCCGGATCATTTTCCGCCGCTACAAACGGGTACTGCGCGATGGTCAAGCCCTGAATGCCGCCACCCCGGACAGCGAAGTGCATCGCCTGCGCATCGAATGCAAGAAACTGCGTTACGCGATCGAATTTTTCAGCTCTCTCTATCCACGGGAGGATATTCAGGTGGTGGTTCGGCATCTGAAGAAATTGCAGGATATTTTGGGCGATTTCAACGATCTCTCGGTGCAGCAGGACATGCTCCGCCAAACCCTGGAAAAGATGGGCGCCGGATCGCGTCGTGACCTCGCCCAGGCGGCGGCTCTTGGCGGCCTGATGCAGAGCCTCTTTCTGGAGCAGCGGGAATTGCGCGACCATTTCGCCGAGGCCTTCGACCTGTTTATCGATCAGGAAACGACCACCTTGGTCCACGACCTCTTCCGCAAACACGAGGCATCCGCATGA
- the crcB gene encoding fluoride efflux transporter CrcB: MLNSILAISVGASVGAVLRWLLGRTLNTIFPFVPPGTLAANLLGGYLIGVALAVFAAVPQLSPEWRLMVITGFLGGLTTFSTFSAEVTTLLQQGRFLWAGIAISIHVIGSLSMTILGMATIAAFRS; encoded by the coding sequence ATGCTCAACTCAATACTTGCAATCAGTGTAGGCGCCTCAGTTGGAGCGGTGTTGCGGTGGCTGCTTGGTCGCACTCTGAACACTATTTTTCCCTTTGTTCCGCCAGGTACCCTAGCCGCCAATTTACTTGGCGGCTATTTGATCGGGGTGGCCTTGGCGGTCTTTGCGGCAGTGCCCCAGTTGTCTCCGGAATGGCGCTTGATGGTTATTACCGGTTTTCTTGGTGGACTGACCACGTTTTCCACCTTTTCCGCCGAAGTAACCACCTTGTTGCAACAAGGGCGTTTCCTTTGGGCCGGAATCGCGATTTCAATACATGTCATAGGGTCGCTCTCCATGACCATTTTGGGTATGGCAACGATTGCAGCCTTCAGAAGCTGA
- a CDS encoding DUF190 domain-containing protein, protein MLGYQLTFFTQQDRNHKGRPVAKWLVEEARSIGIGGATLTQAAEGYGHDRKLRSVHFFELTDQPLQVTMAVSEADAERLFARIKEEDVNVFFVKTAIEFGMTGDL, encoded by the coding sequence ATGCTTGGATATCAACTGACATTTTTTACGCAACAGGATCGAAATCATAAAGGCCGACCGGTAGCGAAATGGTTAGTGGAGGAGGCTAGATCAATAGGAATTGGCGGCGCAACGTTGACCCAGGCTGCCGAGGGGTACGGCCATGATCGAAAATTACGCTCTGTGCATTTTTTTGAGCTGACGGATCAACCCCTGCAAGTAACCATGGCGGTAAGCGAGGCGGATGCCGAACGGTTGTTTGCACGGATCAAGGAGGAAGACGTGAACGTTTTTTTTGTTAAAACGGCAATTGAATTTGGCATGACAGGAGACCTATAA
- a CDS encoding ParA family protein — protein MSVLAVYHIKGGVGKTATSVNLAYLASREHGKTLLLDMDPQGSASFYFRIRSPEKFSTKKLLKGGRHIEENIRGTDYPGLDMLPADFSYRNIDIALDECKKSQKRLSKVLQPLEEEYERIILDCPPNLTLLSENIFYAADVILVPVIPTTLSLLSLDQLFAFLDEIGHGHDKIRFFFSMVEKRKKMHAELMHSLRERPGVLQSTIPYSADIERMGVYRQPVAAALPGSTAALSYQRLWHEIREHLPR, from the coding sequence ATGAGCGTTCTGGCGGTGTACCACATCAAGGGCGGAGTAGGGAAAACCGCCACCTCGGTCAACCTTGCCTACCTGGCATCCCGGGAGCACGGCAAAACCCTGTTGCTCGACATGGATCCGCAGGGATCGGCTTCCTTTTATTTCCGCATCCGCTCGCCGGAAAAATTCAGCACGAAAAAGCTGCTCAAGGGGGGGAGGCACATTGAGGAAAATATCCGCGGCACCGATTATCCAGGCCTTGACATGCTGCCTGCCGACTTTTCCTACCGCAACATCGACATTGCCCTGGACGAATGCAAAAAGTCGCAGAAACGGCTGAGCAAGGTGCTGCAACCGCTGGAGGAGGAGTACGAGCGGATCATTCTCGATTGTCCGCCCAATCTGACCCTGTTGTCGGAGAACATTTTCTACGCCGCCGATGTCATCCTGGTGCCGGTGATTCCCACCACCCTTTCGTTGCTGTCCCTGGACCAGCTATTTGCCTTCCTTGACGAAATAGGCCACGGGCACGACAAGATACGCTTCTTTTTTTCCATGGTCGAGAAACGGAAAAAGATGCATGCCGAGCTGATGCACTCTCTTCGGGAACGGCCCGGGGTTCTACAGAGCACCATCCCTTACTCTGCGGATATTGAGCGGATGGGGGTGTACCGGCAGCCGGTGGCCGCCGCCCTGCCCGGTTCGACCGCCGCCCTCTCCTATCAACGGTTGTGGCATGAGATCCGTGAACACCTCCCCCGTTGA
- a CDS encoding flavodoxin family protein: MKTILVLYHSQGGTMDGMAHRFARGAAREEEVVVSLKRAQDATLDDLLRCDAIAIGSPEYFGTMAGMIKDFFDRTFQAAQDQTIGLPFVLFVCAGNDGRGAISQIERIVAGYKWRKALEHIRIAGRPTEADFLAIEELGHTLAAGVALGIF; this comes from the coding sequence ATGAAAACCATTTTGGTGCTCTACCACTCCCAGGGCGGGACCATGGATGGCATGGCCCATCGTTTCGCGCGGGGGGCGGCTCGGGAAGAGGAGGTTGTCGTCAGTCTGAAACGGGCGCAAGACGCCACCCTCGACGACTTGTTGCGGTGCGATGCCATCGCCATCGGGTCTCCGGAATATTTTGGGACCATGGCCGGGATGATCAAGGATTTTTTTGACCGCACCTTTCAAGCCGCTCAGGATCAAACCATTGGCTTGCCGTTTGTCCTCTTTGTCTGCGCGGGCAATGACGGCCGGGGAGCCATCAGTCAGATCGAGCGAATCGTTGCGGGCTACAAATGGAGAAAAGCGCTGGAACACATCAGGATCGCCGGCCGTCCCACCGAGGCCGATTTTTTGGCAATTGAAGAGCTCGGCCACACCCTGGCGGCAGGAGTTGCCCTGGGCATTTTCTGA